One window of Nymphaea colorata isolate Beijing-Zhang1983 chromosome 11, ASM883128v2, whole genome shotgun sequence genomic DNA carries:
- the LOC116263965 gene encoding protein FATTY ACID EXPORT 5-like: MHDFCFTIPYGIIVVVGGVVGYARKGSIVSLAGGAGAGLLLLLSGFISLKAFEKRRNSLFALLLETVCSVALAVVMGRRYLETSKIMPAGLVAAISALMTIFYLYKIVGGGNHISSKAE, encoded by the exons ATGCACGACTTCTGCTTCACGATTCCTTACGGGATCATCGTGGTGGTTGGGGGTGTCGTCGGCTACGCCAGAAAGGGCAGCATCGTCTCCTTGGCAGGAGGGGCGGGAGCCGGTTTGCTGCTATTGCTCTCCGGTTTCATCAGCCTCAAAGCGTTTGAGAAGCGCAGGAATTCCTTGTTTGCCCTCCTCCTGGAGACCG TATGCTCAGTGGCTTTGGCAGTGGTAATGGGAAGGAGATATCTTGAAACTTCCAAGATAATGCCAGCTGGTTTAGTTGCTGCAATCAG TGCCTTGATGACGATTTTCTATCTGTACAAGATTGTGGGAGGCGGCAATCATATTTCATCAAAAGCCGAGTGA